Proteins co-encoded in one Cytophaga hutchinsonii ATCC 33406 genomic window:
- a CDS encoding DUF4386 domain-containing protein, producing the protein MMCTDKTIGYLLLAASISLLISYTILTIVFEYPDVLRQDTAVVLTKFHAGGSSLICIWFAFAITGTPLIPAYILLGQKLERTATWIRIATNIGLVGLIVQMIGLLRWTFVVPILADTFVHAADNATQVSAVMSFKIMHQFAGVLLGEHMGQLFTIAWTVLISAAFYKMQQFPKWIPISGCLSAGIYLLAQAELFATVISGFPVWEMAGFIGSTLWLIWLLIVGIFFIQRNKIQ; encoded by the coding sequence ATGATGTGCACAGACAAAACAATCGGATACCTGCTGCTTGCAGCGAGTATCTCTTTACTTATTTCCTATACCATACTTACCATTGTGTTTGAATATCCGGATGTACTGAGGCAGGATACGGCTGTAGTATTAACAAAATTCCATGCAGGCGGCAGCTCATTGATCTGTATATGGTTTGCATTTGCCATTACCGGAACACCTCTCATACCCGCCTATATTCTGCTGGGACAAAAACTTGAACGTACTGCAACATGGATCCGGATAGCTACAAACATCGGGCTTGTTGGTTTAATTGTACAGATGATCGGCTTGCTGCGCTGGACATTTGTAGTACCCATACTTGCAGATACATTTGTGCATGCTGCAGACAATGCAACACAAGTATCTGCAGTGATGTCTTTTAAAATCATGCATCAATTTGCAGGCGTATTGCTTGGTGAACACATGGGTCAATTATTTACCATAGCATGGACGGTTCTGATCTCTGCTGCTTTTTATAAAATGCAGCAGTTTCCGAAATGGATACCTATATCAGGCTGTCTAAGTGCTGGAATTTATTTGCTGGCACAGGCAGAGTTATTTGCAACGGTGATCTCTGGCTTTCCTGTATGGGAAATGGCAGGATTCATCGGCAGTACACTTTGGCTCATATGGTTATTAATCGTAGGAATATTCTTTATACAACGAAACAAAATACAGTAG
- the tnpA gene encoding IS200/IS605 family transposase, translating into MPGTFSQMYIQIVFAVKGRNSLIHPSWENELHKYMTGFIQNNGQKLLAINGMPDHIHILIGMKPSCCLSDLIRELKKSSSSFIKDKKLSPYAFQWQEGYGAFSYSHSNLNQVIAYIMNQKEHHKKRTFKEEYLEFIQKFELEYNPKNLFEWMD; encoded by the coding sequence ATGCCGGGTACTTTTTCGCAAATGTATATTCAGATTGTTTTTGCAGTTAAAGGAAGAAATAGTCTTATTCATCCCTCATGGGAAAATGAATTGCACAAATACATGACAGGATTTATTCAGAATAACGGACAAAAACTTTTGGCAATAAATGGTATGCCTGATCACATACATATTCTAATCGGGATGAAACCATCGTGTTGCCTCTCTGATTTAATCAGAGAGTTAAAAAAATCTTCTTCATCATTTATAAAGGATAAGAAATTATCCCCGTATGCATTTCAATGGCAGGAAGGTTATGGTGCTTTTTCGTACAGCCATTCTAACCTGAATCAGGTAATCGCTTACATCATGAATCAAAAGGAACACCATAAGAAAAGAACATTCAAAGAAGAATATCTGGAATTCATTCAAAAGTTTGAGCTTGAATATAATCCAAAGAATTTGTTTGAATGGATGGATTGA
- a CDS encoding putative DNA modification/repair radical SAM protein encodes MSDSIQEKLQILADAAKYDVSCSSSGSKRKNHNKGLGDTGNGICHTYTEDGRCVSLLKILLTNVCIYDCAYCVTRKSNDIQRAAFTVQEVVDLTINFYRRNYIEGLFLSSGIFKNADYTMERLVLIAKKLRTEHRFNGYIHLKSIPGASDEIMHEAGLYADRLSINIEIPTETGLKLLAPDKNRTDMIQPMTYLKNEIILKQDEKKLFKKAPVFAPAGQSTQMIIGAAKESDKDIMQLSASFYKNFNLKRVYYSGYVPISNDGRLPGIGSAVPMVRENRLYQTDWLLRFYGFKVDEIVNDQHPNLDLDIDPKLSWALRNLNVFPIDINKADIQLILRVPGIGLQSAQKITAARKFQKLNWEHLKKIGIAVNRAKYFITCSSSEFERRDLTEARIKQFILSGSSSKYLKTASQQLVLF; translated from the coding sequence ATGTCAGACAGCATCCAGGAAAAACTTCAGATACTTGCAGATGCAGCGAAATACGACGTATCCTGCTCTTCAAGTGGCAGCAAACGCAAAAATCACAACAAAGGCTTAGGCGATACGGGCAATGGTATCTGCCATACATATACCGAAGACGGACGCTGCGTATCGTTGTTAAAGATCCTGCTTACAAATGTATGTATCTACGATTGTGCTTATTGTGTTACCCGCAAAAGCAACGATATACAGCGCGCAGCTTTTACCGTGCAGGAAGTCGTTGATCTCACCATCAATTTTTACCGGCGCAATTATATTGAAGGATTATTTTTAAGTTCAGGTATTTTTAAAAATGCCGATTATACCATGGAACGCCTGGTACTGATCGCAAAGAAACTACGCACCGAACATAGGTTCAACGGATACATTCACCTTAAATCCATTCCCGGGGCCAGCGACGAAATCATGCATGAAGCAGGCCTCTACGCGGACCGCTTAAGCATTAACATTGAGATCCCTACTGAAACGGGCTTGAAATTACTGGCTCCCGACAAGAACAGAACCGATATGATTCAGCCGATGACGTATCTGAAAAATGAAATCATCCTGAAGCAAGATGAAAAAAAACTATTTAAGAAAGCGCCTGTGTTTGCTCCTGCCGGACAAAGTACGCAAATGATTATCGGTGCTGCGAAAGAATCAGATAAAGATATTATGCAGCTTTCTGCAAGCTTTTATAAAAACTTTAATCTGAAAAGGGTGTACTATTCCGGCTATGTACCGATCAGTAACGACGGACGATTACCGGGCATTGGCAGTGCCGTGCCTATGGTACGTGAAAACAGACTATACCAGACGGATTGGCTGCTGCGCTTCTATGGCTTTAAGGTAGATGAAATTGTAAACGATCAGCATCCGAATCTGGATCTGGATATTGATCCGAAATTAAGCTGGGCACTGCGCAACCTAAATGTTTTTCCTATTGATATAAACAAGGCCGACATTCAGCTAATCCTTCGTGTACCGGGCATAGGCCTTCAATCTGCACAAAAAATTACTGCAGCGCGAAAGTTTCAGAAATTAAATTGGGAACATCTGAAGAAGATCGGTATTGCGGTAAACCGTGCAAAGTATTTTATTACCTGCAGCAGCAGCGAGTTTGAGCGCAGGGATTTAACGGAGGCACGCATCAAACAGTTTATATTGTCGGGTTCAAGTTCCAAATATTTAAAAACTGCCAGCCAGCAATTAGTCCTTTTCTGA
- a CDS encoding VWA domain-containing protein encodes MKKQASFFLFILFLSACTMRNTDIVSDDALKNDSLVSVVTTIHDTLPPPFDTTRFDKLAVSSFYTIGIKTGGKIYFSQTKDSVYSVITNVIKNHATQDADIVFLIDNTGSMTDDIENVKKNLNKLIDLLKTLQHVRVAVALYGDKNSDGSAWYKRTELTPDLETTRKFIHSIYVNGGGDTPESAYDALYKTTNELKWKSSSKRMILLIGDAPGLEPPLTEHNREEVIKNCLKNDIKANVFPVLIDTGLLPL; translated from the coding sequence ATGAAAAAACAGGCATCCTTCTTTTTATTTATATTATTTCTTTCTGCATGCACCATGCGCAATACAGATATTGTAAGTGATGATGCACTCAAAAATGACAGTCTTGTATCTGTTGTTACAACCATTCATGATACGCTGCCTCCGCCCTTCGATACTACCAGGTTTGACAAACTTGCGGTTAGTTCTTTCTATACAATCGGTATAAAAACGGGCGGAAAAATATATTTTTCTCAAACCAAAGACAGTGTTTATTCTGTAATAACGAATGTTATAAAAAATCACGCCACACAGGATGCTGATATTGTTTTCTTAATTGACAATACCGGAAGTATGACAGACGACATTGAGAATGTTAAGAAAAATTTAAACAAACTGATTGACCTGTTAAAAACGCTACAGCATGTAAGGGTTGCAGTAGCACTGTACGGCGACAAGAATAGTGATGGTAGTGCTTGGTATAAGCGAACAGAGTTAACCCCTGACCTGGAAACAACAAGAAAATTTATTCATTCAATATATGTAAACGGTGGCGGCGACACGCCTGAATCAGCCTACGATGCCTTGTATAAAACCACGAACGAATTGAAATGGAAATCCAGCAGCAAACGGATGATTTTATTAATTGGCGATGCTCCAGGCCTGGAACCTCCTTTAACCGAACATAACCGGGAAGAGGTAATTAAAAACTGTTTGAAAAACGATATTAAAGCAAACGTATTTCCTGTTCTTATTGATACAGGGCTATTACCGTTATAA
- a CDS encoding two-component regulator propeller domain-containing protein encodes MFAITFDNAGNGWFGTNYGISKFDGTSTWSEYNEMNLSLIGYNYQTIKSIAVESNGTKWFGANSGAGVYIFNDVDWTYLNSNNSGLKTSGYVTSIVTDSKGIVWLGLNFGGVAKYDGKTVTTYTALNSNLVSSNVTSLCFDSEENLWVATQGGISKFDGTNWTTYLSGQLINAVTVE; translated from the coding sequence GTGTTTGCTATCACTTTTGATAACGCTGGCAATGGCTGGTTTGGAACAAATTACGGAATTTCAAAATTTGATGGCACTTCAACGTGGTCAGAATATAATGAAATGAATTTGTCACTCATCGGATATAATTACCAAACAATAAAATCAATTGCTGTTGAATCCAATGGAACAAAATGGTTTGGTGCAAATTCAGGTGCGGGAGTATACATATTTAATGATGTGGATTGGACGTATCTAAACTCAAATAATAGCGGATTAAAAACCTCAGGTTATGTAACGTCTATCGTTACTGACTCAAAAGGAATTGTATGGTTAGGTTTAAATTTTGGTGGAGTTGCTAAATATGACGGAAAAACTGTGACTACCTATACAGCACTCAATAGTAATCTTGTTTCATCCAATGTAACGTCTTTATGTTTTGACTCTGAAGAAAATTTATGGGTAGCAACACAAGGTGGTATCAGCAAATTTGATGGTACAAACTGGACTACTTATTTATCAGGACAATTAATCAATGCTGTTACGGTAGAATAA
- a CDS encoding TerB family tellurite resistance protein, with the protein MNETGLLDAYGTEEKEAYIGVIASIATADRVATEDELEYLNALSEAVGINPDVAEAAAKDRSDESLSKYLNALKGSDLRFSLITDIVSFARSDGRYTADEEEKIKNSCRYLGITDEQVTVLEELVEKSNILITIPEEATDEGFFEKNGFSQMLKKANIPLISIVKGLLGLAAPFVLSKMVRSRSLSGSPAAGGLGGQLGGTVLGTFQAGRIGGLGSILANLNGIRGYADIGTILKKAIDKKEINS; encoded by the coding sequence ATGAATGAGACTGGATTACTGGATGCATATGGAACAGAAGAAAAAGAAGCCTACATAGGCGTTATTGCTTCTATAGCAACAGCAGACCGCGTTGCCACGGAAGACGAACTGGAATATCTTAACGCCTTATCTGAAGCAGTTGGTATTAACCCTGATGTTGCAGAAGCGGCAGCAAAAGATCGTTCCGATGAATCATTGTCAAAATATTTGAATGCATTAAAAGGCAGTGATCTGCGCTTTTCACTCATTACGGATATTGTCAGCTTTGCCCGATCAGATGGGCGATATACAGCCGATGAAGAAGAAAAAATAAAAAACAGCTGCCGGTACTTGGGTATTACAGATGAACAAGTAACTGTGCTGGAAGAATTGGTAGAAAAAAGTAACATTCTTATTACCATTCCTGAAGAAGCAACGGATGAAGGTTTTTTTGAAAAAAATGGTTTTTCGCAAATGCTTAAAAAAGCAAATATTCCGCTTATCAGTATAGTGAAAGGCTTGCTTGGTCTGGCAGCTCCTTTTGTTCTTTCTAAAATGGTTCGCAGCAGATCTCTTTCCGGAAGTCCTGCAGCAGGCGGTTTAGGCGGTCAGCTGGGCGGCACGGTGCTAGGCACATTTCAGGCAGGACGTATTGGGGGCTTAGGCTCAATACTGGCAAACCTGAATGGAATCAGAGGATATGCAGATATCGGAACGATCCTTAAAAAAGCGATTGATAAAAAAGAAATCAATAGTTGA
- a CDS encoding Crp/Fnr family transcriptional regulator — MEKLKLYFTSAGFDDADTARIIQAFTLRTFEKNELFVEYGKTSKYLGFVDSGMFQYYVLKDGEEKTSYISIENTFIVSLLSFLSGVPAMENIRALTAGSIFLISKVHLEKLVQEMPAFKNFYIKLLEASICSIDATRHDLIVLSGEQRYEKMLQQEPHLLQQIPLQYLASMLGITPRHLSRIRNKIR, encoded by the coding sequence ATGGAAAAACTGAAATTGTATTTCACTTCTGCGGGTTTTGACGATGCAGATACAGCCAGGATCATACAGGCCTTTACGTTGCGTACGTTTGAAAAAAACGAATTGTTTGTTGAATATGGAAAAACAAGTAAATATCTTGGTTTTGTTGACAGCGGCATGTTTCAGTATTATGTGCTGAAAGACGGTGAAGAAAAAACGTCTTATATATCTATTGAAAATACTTTTATTGTTTCGCTGCTGAGTTTTTTAAGTGGTGTTCCGGCGATGGAGAATATACGTGCATTAACAGCCGGAAGCATTTTTCTGATCAGCAAAGTGCATTTAGAAAAACTTGTACAGGAAATGCCTGCCTTTAAAAATTTTTACATCAAATTGCTTGAAGCCTCTATCTGCAGCATAGACGCAACCCGTCATGATCTGATTGTTCTGTCCGGCGAACAGCGTTATGAAAAAATGCTGCAGCAGGAACCGCATCTGCTGCAACAAATTCCCTTGCAATATTTAGCGTCTATGCTAGGTATAACGCCTCGTCATTTGAGCCGTATCCGCAATAAAATCCGTTAA
- a CDS encoding TIGR03915 family putative DNA repair protein: MVTLLYDGSWNGLLSVVFEIYERKLSDVLVESQQLHQPSMFRTPLTVYTDEAKALRVWKGLKKYVSAETTQQLYASFLSEIPDIGQTICTYIQLIFTRKASPEGDYANPAVLRIAQTNKMVHREKHRMEAFIRFQLTQDGLFYAGIEPDFNVIPLLLRHFKNRYADQRWLIYDITRHYGIYYDLHTVEEIEINLSQNTFQKHTEIFHADETLYQTLWKDYFKHVNITERKNTKLHVQHVPKRYWKHLTEKHI, from the coding sequence ATGGTAACACTTCTCTATGACGGCAGCTGGAATGGTTTACTTAGCGTTGTATTTGAAATCTACGAACGTAAGCTCAGCGATGTGCTGGTTGAGTCGCAGCAACTGCATCAGCCTTCTATGTTCCGCACGCCCTTAACGGTATACACGGATGAAGCAAAAGCCCTGCGTGTATGGAAAGGGCTGAAAAAATATGTCTCTGCTGAAACAACACAACAATTGTACGCTTCTTTCCTTTCTGAAATTCCGGACATTGGACAAACGATCTGCACCTATATACAATTGATTTTTACACGCAAGGCTTCGCCGGAAGGAGATTACGCAAACCCGGCTGTATTGCGCATTGCTCAGACTAATAAGATGGTGCACCGCGAGAAACACCGTATGGAAGCATTCATCCGTTTTCAACTCACACAGGATGGTTTGTTTTATGCCGGCATTGAACCGGACTTCAATGTGATCCCTTTATTGCTGAGACATTTTAAAAACCGCTATGCAGATCAGCGCTGGCTCATTTATGACATCACAAGACACTATGGTATTTATTACGACCTGCATACCGTAGAAGAAATTGAAATTAATCTTTCTCAAAACACGTTTCAAAAACATACGGAAATATTCCATGCAGATGAAACGCTGTATCAGACATTATGGAAAGATTATTTTAAACACGTAAATATTACAGAACGCAAAAACACCAAACTACACGTGCAGCATGTTCCGAAACGGTATTGGAAACATTTAACAGAAAAGCATATTTGA
- a CDS encoding sensor histidine kinase: MKKIHTSCRNQFFYYIKKNLIPKIFLSALFIFVSSIYTYAQNSLELKDAPLSYPLRSGLIHVFEDTDNSCTSVESVQTKTFRPANSYFFSTPNPSSTYWGKFILTDNSSINNHWFFISYNYSIDSLDIFAFKKSTLQFHKKYRFGSPNETTKEIRHKNFTVDFPVSKNDTLTVYIKLKNKNATQYDFALVEHKDLFSKSVFEFYLFGLFYGGLIMMAFYHISVYFSLKDKAYIFYSIYIIFQGLYMSYRDSTALVNLFTDSPWLIDYTLNILFFLLSFSSLLYGRFFLELNSFKWYNILTVAFVVIRFPFVCIYHNYPLALMWFDLAAPVIVFLFSIISRFEKNKTASLFSIGFFAICIGYLINVLWHANIIDCTTDVFYSLYYTIIIQSLLLAIANAYRLNKLKADALNKKMLEEKVIENSRMIKYQEELIKEKTNDLDMLLYRASHDIKGPLKSINGLCDLGQRDNENKNIYFEHIDLVSKRLQNILNALLQIAEHNRSEVKKEPVYIRTLIQECVQENLVAYPDIKKITFKIDVPEDAVINSERFTLLSIIQNIIENAIKYMDKSKAENHVSISFNQSATEHTLIFEDNGIGINEVYLKNIFQMFYRANNVNPAGVGLGLYIVKQHIDRLKGHIDIASKEHEFTRFTIRLPR; the protein is encoded by the coding sequence ATGAAAAAAATACATACCAGCTGCCGTAACCAATTCTTCTATTATATTAAGAAAAACTTAATACCAAAAATCTTTTTATCTGCTTTATTTATTTTTGTTTCAAGCATCTATACATACGCGCAGAATTCATTGGAGCTTAAAGATGCGCCCTTATCTTACCCATTAAGAAGCGGCTTGATCCACGTGTTTGAAGATACAGACAACAGCTGTACTTCTGTTGAAAGTGTTCAAACAAAAACATTCCGACCGGCAAATTCTTATTTCTTTTCAACACCAAACCCTTCTTCTACTTATTGGGGAAAATTCATTCTTACAGATAATTCATCCATTAACAATCACTGGTTTTTTATTTCTTATAATTACAGTATTGATTCCCTCGACATTTTTGCATTCAAAAAATCAACGCTGCAGTTCCATAAAAAATACCGCTTTGGTTCTCCAAACGAAACCACAAAAGAAATTCGTCATAAAAATTTCACCGTTGATTTTCCTGTCTCAAAAAATGATACGTTAACCGTATATATTAAATTAAAAAATAAAAACGCGACACAATATGACTTTGCCCTTGTAGAACATAAAGATCTTTTTTCAAAAAGCGTTTTTGAATTTTATCTTTTCGGTCTCTTTTATGGCGGACTGATCATGATGGCTTTTTACCACATCAGCGTTTATTTTAGTTTAAAAGACAAAGCCTATATTTTTTATTCTATCTATATTATATTTCAGGGGCTTTATATGAGTTACCGGGATTCTACAGCATTGGTAAACTTATTTACCGATTCGCCCTGGCTTATTGATTATACATTAAATATTTTATTCTTTCTGCTATCATTTTCTTCTTTACTATATGGACGCTTCTTCCTTGAACTGAATAGCTTCAAGTGGTATAACATACTTACAGTTGCATTTGTCGTTATCCGTTTCCCGTTTGTATGTATATATCACAATTATCCGCTTGCGCTTATGTGGTTTGATCTGGCGGCGCCGGTAATTGTTTTTTTATTTTCTATCATTTCACGTTTTGAAAAAAACAAAACTGCATCCTTATTCAGCATTGGTTTTTTTGCCATATGTATCGGATATCTGATTAATGTATTGTGGCATGCCAATATCATCGATTGTACAACGGATGTATTCTATTCGCTTTACTATACCATTATCATCCAATCGTTGCTGCTTGCCATTGCGAATGCCTACCGCCTCAATAAACTAAAGGCTGATGCACTGAATAAAAAAATGCTGGAAGAGAAAGTTATTGAAAACAGCCGCATGATTAAATATCAGGAAGAATTAATCAAGGAAAAAACAAATGACCTGGATATGCTTTTATACAGAGCTTCTCACGATATCAAAGGTCCCCTGAAATCAATTAACGGCTTATGCGATCTGGGCCAGCGCGACAATGAGAATAAAAATATTTATTTCGAACATATTGATCTTGTTTCAAAAAGACTGCAGAATATTTTGAATGCCCTTTTGCAGATTGCAGAACACAATCGTTCTGAAGTTAAAAAAGAACCTGTTTATATTCGTACGTTAATACAGGAATGCGTACAGGAAAACCTGGTTGCTTATCCGGATATCAAAAAAATCACCTTTAAGATAGATGTTCCGGAAGATGCGGTGATCAACTCCGAACGGTTCACCTTACTTTCTATCATACAAAACATTATTGAGAATGCGATTAAGTACATGGACAAGTCGAAAGCAGAAAATCATGTATCTATAAGTTTTAATCAATCTGCCACTGAACATACGTTAATTTTTGAAGACAACGGAATTGGAATTAACGAAGTGTATCTGAAAAACATTTTTCAAATGTTTTACCGTGCAAACAATGTAAATCCTGCCGGTGTGGGGCTTGGGCTTTATATAGTAAAACAGCATATTGACCGCTTAAAGGGGCACATAGATATTGCTTCTAAAGAACATGAATTTACGCGGTTTACGATCCGCTTACCCAGATAA
- a CDS encoding Hsp20/alpha crystallin family protein, which translates to MTIVKRNGHFPFIFDDFFNRQYNRGMADYSNTNTTIPAVNIKESAENFVIEVAAPGMNKKDFNVQVDGNVLTIRSEKTTEKEDANNEKYTTREFSYQSFVRTFNLPKDIADTDKIEAKYEDGVLHVLIPKKEKEKVKESRLVEVV; encoded by the coding sequence ATGACTATTGTAAAAAGAAACGGACACTTCCCATTTATTTTTGACGACTTCTTTAACCGTCAGTATAATCGGGGCATGGCAGACTATTCAAATACAAATACAACAATTCCTGCCGTGAATATAAAAGAATCTGCTGAAAATTTTGTGATTGAAGTGGCTGCACCTGGCATGAATAAAAAAGATTTTAATGTGCAGGTGGATGGTAATGTCTTGACTATCCGTTCAGAAAAAACAACCGAAAAAGAAGATGCGAATAATGAAAAATATACTACCCGCGAATTCAGTTACCAGTCTTTTGTAAGAACATTTAATCTTCCGAAAGATATAGCTGACACGGATAAGATCGAGGCTAAATATGAAGATGGTGTATTGCATGTACTGATTCCTAAAAAGGAAAAAGAGAAAGTGAAAGAATCAAGGCTTGTAGAAGTTGTCTGA
- a CDS encoding DUF4239 domain-containing protein → MPGFIAFIFITGFFPLFGLLGLYVSRKTFYKNRTYSQDRNDQVAFFMSILGVFYGITLGLVAVGTWENFESVQDKVANEAATLGALYRDVSALPEPFRSNIQLSLKNYTQDVITKDWPLQQKGATPSVTLNHLYTIQQMLYTFQPTTKSQEILLTEAVGKFNELVMLRRLRMMSIGNGLPNAIWLVSIIGALICISFCWFLSMEDYKIHMTLTALCAFFIGTMIFLIVMMDNPYVGEIAISPESFELVQKELMR, encoded by the coding sequence ATGCCTGGTTTTATTGCATTTATATTTATTACAGGTTTCTTTCCTCTTTTTGGCTTGCTTGGATTATACGTATCCAGAAAAACGTTTTATAAAAACCGTACGTACAGCCAGGACCGTAACGATCAGGTTGCTTTTTTCATGTCTATTCTTGGAGTTTTTTATGGTATTACGTTAGGCCTTGTGGCTGTAGGTACCTGGGAGAATTTCGAATCGGTACAGGATAAAGTTGCTAACGAAGCTGCAACACTGGGCGCACTGTACAGAGATGTAAGTGCATTACCCGAACCCTTCAGGTCAAACATTCAGCTTTCATTAAAAAACTATACACAGGACGTGATCACTAAAGACTGGCCATTACAGCAAAAGGGGGCAACGCCATCAGTTACGCTTAATCATTTATACACCATTCAGCAGATGCTGTATACATTTCAGCCAACAACTAAATCACAGGAAATTTTATTGACTGAAGCGGTCGGTAAATTCAATGAGTTGGTTATGCTTAGAAGGCTTCGGATGATGAGCATTGGAAATGGATTACCAAATGCAATATGGCTTGTTTCAATTATCGGGGCACTTATCTGTATTTCGTTTTGCTGGTTCCTGAGCATGGAAGATTATAAAATACATATGACGTTAACGGCTTTATGTGCTTTTTTTATTGGCACCATGATCTTTCTGATTGTTATGATGGATAATCCATATGTAGGAGAAATCGCTATCTCCCCAGAAAGCTTTGAACTGGTTCAGAAAGAATTGATGCGGTAA
- a CDS encoding ice-binding family protein gives MKFSNLLVSLAMGTVFFMSACKKEKNDPAPANNTPPTVSSTNISNQTTGVPTNKDITVTFSEQMDAASITPATFVVKKGTAVIPGTVSYTGTTATFNPSVVLDANTVYTATVTTGIKDAAGAALPSNVTWSFTTGANASVLAVVNLRTAVNYVLLAKTAINNNPTSAVTGAIGLSPAATSYITGFSLTNATGYATSSQVTGHIFAADMVSPTSSNLTTAINDMQTAYTDAAGRKTPDYVELGTGNIGGKTLQPGLYKWTSSVSVPSDVTISGGANDVWIFQISGNLSLSAGAKITLSGGAQAKNIFWQVAGTVTAGTTSHIEGVILSKTGITFNTGASLKGRALAQTAIILDGNTVTQP, from the coding sequence ATGAAATTTTCAAATCTACTAGTAAGCCTGGCAATGGGCACTGTGTTTTTTATGTCTGCCTGTAAAAAGGAAAAAAATGACCCGGCTCCGGCAAACAATACGCCGCCAACGGTTTCATCTACCAATATCAGCAACCAGACAACCGGCGTACCCACAAACAAAGATATAACCGTAACGTTCAGTGAACAGATGGATGCAGCAAGTATTACACCCGCTACTTTTGTGGTTAAAAAGGGAACTGCAGTTATTCCGGGTACAGTTAGTTATACCGGTACAACAGCAACGTTCAATCCATCGGTTGTACTGGATGCAAATACGGTGTATACAGCAACCGTTACTACAGGTATTAAAGATGCAGCCGGTGCTGCGCTTCCCTCGAACGTTACATGGAGTTTTACCACTGGCGCTAATGCATCAGTACTCGCTGTAGTTAATTTGCGCACGGCAGTAAATTATGTATTGCTGGCAAAAACTGCTATTAATAATAATCCAACGTCGGCTGTTACCGGTGCTATTGGATTAAGCCCGGCTGCTACTTCTTATATTACCGGGTTTTCATTAACGAATGCAACAGGGTATGCAACGTCTTCTCAGGTAACCGGACATATCTTTGCAGCAGATATGGTTTCTCCGACATCTTCAAATCTTACAACAGCGATTAATGATATGCAGACTGCGTATACAGATGCTGCGGGAAGAAAGACACCGGATTATGTAGAATTAGGTACAGGCAATATCGGCGGAAAAACATTACAGCCTGGTCTGTATAAATGGACCAGCAGTGTAAGTGTTCCTTCTGATGTAACTATTTCAGGTGGCGCAAATGATGTGTGGATCTTTCAGATCTCCGGCAATCTTTCATTGAGCGCAGGTGCTAAAATAACATTAAGCGGCGGTGCGCAGGCTAAAAATATCTTCTGGCAGGTTGCCGGTACGGTAACAGCAGGTACTACGTCTCATATTGAAGGTGTGATACTTTCTAAAACCGGTATTACGTTTAATACCGGTGCAAGCTTAAAAGGACGTGCGTTGGCTCAGACAGCGATTATTCTGGATGGCAATACCGTAACACAACCATAA